From the Microbacterium thalassium genome, one window contains:
- a CDS encoding DsbA family protein, protein MSSDDPSNAPSPSERRDAVREKAQQVQARQRRARRIRITTVSLVAIVVVAVTASVVTWVVSSDASQPLRSPANMADDGFAVTSVAGVALSSDVVQGATPSPSDTAEPEATPTERPAVEIRVYVDYLSTASRDFQVANVQQLAKWVTEDAATLTYYPVSMLTAKSNGTKYSLRAAGAAACVATHSPDTFFAYNNALLTQQPEVDSGGYDDSELASLAIASGAQNPKTVRTCIEDQVYRGWAKEATEHALEGLPGTDGLALTGTPTVLVNGTPYVGSLTDPKEFAQFVLTLASDAYYQATPTPTATATP, encoded by the coding sequence ATGTCGAGCGACGATCCATCGAACGCGCCGAGTCCGAGCGAGCGTCGCGACGCCGTTCGCGAGAAGGCGCAGCAGGTGCAGGCTCGGCAGCGGCGCGCACGCCGCATCCGCATCACGACCGTCTCGCTGGTCGCGATCGTCGTGGTCGCCGTGACTGCGTCGGTGGTCACGTGGGTCGTCTCGTCCGACGCCTCGCAGCCGCTCCGGTCCCCGGCGAACATGGCCGACGACGGCTTCGCCGTCACGTCCGTCGCCGGTGTCGCCCTCAGCAGCGACGTCGTGCAGGGCGCGACCCCCAGCCCCTCGGACACCGCCGAGCCCGAGGCGACGCCGACCGAGCGCCCCGCCGTCGAGATCCGCGTGTACGTCGACTACCTCTCGACGGCATCGCGCGACTTCCAGGTGGCGAACGTGCAGCAGCTGGCCAAGTGGGTCACCGAGGATGCCGCGACGCTCACGTACTACCCGGTGTCGATGCTCACCGCCAAGTCGAACGGCACCAAGTACTCCCTGCGTGCGGCCGGCGCCGCCGCGTGTGTGGCGACGCATTCGCCCGACACGTTCTTCGCGTACAACAACGCGCTGCTCACGCAGCAGCCCGAGGTCGACTCCGGCGGCTACGACGACAGCGAGCTGGCGTCGCTGGCGATCGCCTCGGGCGCCCAGAACCCCAAGACGGTGCGCACGTGCATCGAGGACCAGGTGTACCGCGGCTGGGCCAAGGAGGCCACCGAGCACGCCCTCGAGGGGCTGCCCGGCACCGACGGCCTCGCGCTCACCGGAACGCCCACGGTCCTGGTCAACGGCACCCCCTACGTCGGGTCGCTGACGGACCCGAAGGAGTTCGCGCAGTTCGTGCTCACGCTCGCGAGCGACGCGTACTACCAGGCGACGCCCACCCCGACGGCGACCGCGACGCCGTAG